Proteins found in one Thalassomonas actiniarum genomic segment:
- a CDS encoding YcxB family protein, which yields MTDSFAYSTTFKLDKSHFSECYQESVVPDYSLRAYSKAIFLALMGLGLSLFTEIDQYAAWFLIGLGVVEALSVKYQKPWWLARQMLSRSANSQVTLTIDGQGIRSKSVYVDALISWGDINQVSPTGQGLLVIHKGGRSYISSRCLSEEATGFIHRQLDGAGQNDDTDQ from the coding sequence ATGACCGATTCTTTTGCTTATTCCACCACCTTTAAATTAGATAAAAGCCACTTTAGCGAGTGTTATCAGGAGTCCGTTGTGCCGGATTATTCGCTGCGGGCGTACAGTAAAGCAATTTTTCTGGCGTTGATGGGGTTGGGATTATCACTTTTCACCGAGATAGACCAATATGCCGCCTGGTTTCTGATTGGTCTCGGTGTGGTTGAAGCGCTAAGTGTGAAATATCAAAAGCCCTGGTGGCTGGCGCGGCAGATGCTCAGCCGCAGCGCCAATAGCCAGGTCACCTTAACCATAGACGGGCAGGGCATAAGATCTAAATCGGTTTATGTCGATGCCCTGATCAGCTGGGGGGATATTAACCAGGTTAGCCCTACCGGGCAGGGGTTATTGGTAATACATAAAGGGGGCAGGAGTTATATTTCCAGCCGCTGTCTGTCCGAAGAGGCAACCGGCTTTATTCATAGGCAGCTTGATGGCGCCGGGCAAAATGATGATACAGATCAGTAA
- a CDS encoding SCO family protein, which produces MQRSKHAINRSVRTKLNMSLAIVCGFLFALIWLLFYLPETISSLSHSLLNYTRPLDDKLAASPLSKARLSRGTKLTSGLNMASFQLRDHHNQVFNNQALKGRWHLMSYGYTSCPDVCPNTLLLLSQLENKLNTGDKHPDLHFLFYTIDPARDSAEKLALYVAYFSENLTGIRAEEKARARAFEQDLGIKAQVNNDNGDYQVSHGGALYLINPHGQLQAVFQPLKDPFGNLAFDIDVLYRDYLWIRDNLG; this is translated from the coding sequence GTGCAACGCTCAAAACATGCCATTAACCGGAGTGTCAGGACCAAGCTGAACATGAGCTTGGCGATTGTCTGCGGCTTTTTATTTGCCCTGATCTGGCTGTTATTTTATCTGCCGGAGACGATTTCTTCTCTTAGTCATTCGTTGTTAAATTATACCCGGCCGCTTGATGACAAGCTGGCGGCTTCGCCGTTAAGCAAGGCCCGGCTCAGCAGAGGCACCAAGTTAACTTCAGGCCTTAACATGGCGTCTTTTCAGTTAAGGGATCACCATAACCAGGTCTTTAACAATCAGGCATTAAAGGGGAGGTGGCATTTGATGTCCTATGGCTACACCTCCTGTCCGGATGTTTGCCCCAATACCTTGCTGCTGTTGTCCCAACTGGAAAATAAACTGAACACAGGCGATAAGCACCCGGATCTGCATTTTTTGTTTTATACCATAGATCCTGCCCGGGACAGTGCTGAGAAACTGGCATTATATGTTGCCTATTTCAGTGAAAATTTAACGGGGATCAGGGCGGAAGAAAAAGCCCGGGCAAGAGCTTTTGAACAGGACTTAGGCATTAAGGCGCAGGTGAATAATGATAACGGCGACTACCAGGTCAGCCATGGCGGTGCTTTATATCTCATTAATCCGCACGGGCAGTTACAGGCGGTATTTCAGCCGCTGAAAGATCCTTTTGGCAACCTGGCATTTGACATCGATGTCCTGTACCGGGACTATCTCTGGATCCGCGACAACCTCGGCTAA
- a CDS encoding cytochrome C oxidase subunit IV family protein: protein MSQSNVQAQAQAGVKQHPISLYLKVWVLLFVLSTLSYMVDYFQLQGMLRWSLILIFMFLKAGFILAIFMHVAWERIALKLVLFLPPLAILVLIVLMAIEGDYTFINRLLSFISS from the coding sequence ATGAGTCAGTCGAATGTACAAGCACAGGCACAAGCAGGGGTTAAGCAGCACCCCATCAGCTTGTACCTGAAAGTCTGGGTATTACTTTTTGTGCTCAGCACCCTGTCGTATATGGTGGATTATTTCCAGTTGCAGGGGATGCTCAGGTGGTCGTTAATTTTAATTTTTATGTTTTTAAAAGCGGGTTTTATCCTGGCTATTTTCATGCACGTTGCCTGGGAGCGGATAGCGTTAAAGCTGGTGCTGTTTTTACCGCCGCTGGCGATCTTGGTGTTGATAGTGCTGATGGCCATTGAAGGGGATTACACTTTTATCAACCGCTTATTGTCGTTTATTTCTTCTTAA
- a CDS encoding heme-copper oxidase subunit III family protein — MKENIPPTENTNTQEKNEDNWQGVVRDWSADKQTFDMPWGKLMMWIFLLSDTFIFSIFLTAYMNVRMSAMDSWPNSSEVFALTIAGHHIPLVLIAIMTFVLITSSGTMAMAVNYAYRGDKKKTVYFMAATALLGALFVGMQAFEWTKLIVDEGIRPWGNPMGAAQFGAAFFMITGFHGMHVSAGVIYLAVIARKVARGDYEKKGYHIVEITGLYWHFVDLVWVFIFAFFYLW, encoded by the coding sequence ATGAAAGAGAATATACCGCCAACAGAAAACACAAATACACAAGAGAAAAACGAGGATAACTGGCAGGGAGTTGTCAGGGACTGGTCGGCGGATAAACAAACCTTCGATATGCCCTGGGGCAAATTGATGATGTGGATCTTTCTGCTCAGCGATACTTTCATCTTCAGTATTTTTCTCACCGCCTATATGAATGTGCGCATGTCCGCCATGGACAGCTGGCCCAACTCCAGCGAAGTGTTTGCCCTGACCATAGCCGGACATCATATCCCTTTGGTGTTGATCGCCATTATGACCTTTGTATTGATCACCAGCAGCGGCACTATGGCGATGGCGGTAAATTATGCCTACCGGGGCGATAAAAAGAAAACCGTTTATTTTATGGCGGCCACCGCCTTGTTGGGGGCCTTGTTTGTCGGCATGCAGGCCTTTGAATGGACTAAGCTTATTGTTGATGAAGGCATCAGGCCCTGGGGCAATCCCATGGGGGCGGCGCAGTTTGGCGCGGCGTTTTTTATGATCACCGGCTTTCACGGCATGCATGTCAGCGCCGGGGTGATCTACCTGGCGGTGATCGCCAGAAAGGTGGCCCGCGGAGATTATGAAAAAAAAGGCTACCATATCGTCGAAATTACCGGTTTGTACTGGCATTTTGTTGATCTGGTATGGGTGTTTATTTTTGCCTTTTTCTATTTATGGTGA
- a CDS encoding cytochrome c oxidase subunit 3, protein MSIFSKLAEKPWLSAEESGLAVDGVPAYAPSGFPAKTALKFFIAVVSVLFFLFTITYLSRSQYPDFQALAGEPWLPLTHSVQLWLNSGFLLLASIFLQLSSKDANKAVRPTGEAREINALLIYLVLAVIFSIAFVFGQYLVWQQLSRQGFLIYSNPANSYFYMLTAVHGIHLLGGLLALVRVLVHFYRKSELALLRRSLGLCAFYWHYLFLLWLFLFALLTASPDTYNTIAAFCGF, encoded by the coding sequence ATGAGTATTTTCAGTAAACTTGCTGAAAAACCCTGGTTGTCGGCAGAAGAGTCGGGTCTTGCCGTTGATGGCGTACCGGCTTATGCGCCATCGGGATTTCCGGCAAAAACCGCCCTGAAGTTCTTTATTGCCGTGGTTTCTGTCTTGTTTTTTCTTTTTACTATTACCTACTTATCCCGCTCCCAATATCCTGATTTCCAGGCGCTGGCGGGGGAGCCCTGGTTACCCCTGACCCATTCCGTGCAGTTATGGCTTAACAGCGGCTTTTTACTGTTGGCGAGTATTTTTTTACAGCTCTCAAGCAAAGATGCCAATAAGGCGGTAAGACCCACAGGGGAAGCCCGGGAAATCAATGCTTTGTTGATTTACCTGGTGCTGGCGGTGATTTTTTCCATCGCTTTTGTGTTTGGCCAATACCTGGTGTGGCAGCAGCTGAGCCGACAGGGTTTTTTAATTTATAGCAATCCCGCCAACAGCTACTTTTATATGTTAACGGCGGTGCACGGTATTCATTTACTCGGCGGCTTGCTGGCGCTGGTACGGGTATTGGTGCATTTTTATCGCAAAAGCGAGCTGGCGTTGCTCAGGCGCAGCCTGGGGCTGTGTGCTTTTTACTGGCATTACCTGTTTTTATTATGGCTGTTTTTGTTTGCCCTGTTAACGGCGAGCCCGGATACCTATAACACGATTGCTGCTTTTTGTGGCTTTTAG
- a CDS encoding cytochrome c oxidase subunit I, protein MTSYTAIADQVDDSPHPGSFFTKYIWSQDHKVIAIQYSITAIGVGLVALVLSGLMRLQLGFPDSFSFIDPSAYLQFVTMHGMIMVIYLLTALLLGGFGNYLIPLMVGARDMVFPFLNMLSYWTYLLAVLVLLASFFVTGGPTGAGWTLYPPQTILPGTPGNDGGIILMLASLAIFIIAFTMGGLNYVTTILQARARGMTLMRMPLTIWGIFIATILGLLAFPALLVSAIMMVLDKVIGTSFFMPAVLSLGETLDYTGGSPVLFQHLFWFFGHPEVYIVALPAFGMVSDVLATHARKNIFGYRMMVWAIVAIGGLSFIVWAHHMYVSGMNPYFGFFFATTTLIIAVPTALKVYNWVLTLWRGNIHMTVPMMFAIGFIFTFTHGGLTGLFLGNVVVDLPLSDTYFVVAHFHMVMGVSPIMVLFAAIYHWYPKITGRFLHTGLGKAHFWFTFLGTYAIYLPMHYLGFLGVPRRYFAMGPTEFIPDSAQVLNANITISAIIVGVVQLIFIYNVIWSAFKGKKAGDNPWNATTLEWQTQTTPPGHGNWGENLPVVYRWAYDYSVPGVKADFIPQNMPESEVEKLATEQDLPRGSNVVPLKEKPAEDKS, encoded by the coding sequence ATGACTTCTTATACCGCAATTGCCGATCAAGTTGATGATTCTCCCCATCCCGGGAGCTTTTTTACCAAGTATATCTGGAGTCAGGATCATAAAGTGATCGCAATTCAGTATTCCATCACCGCCATCGGCGTTGGCCTGGTGGCTCTGGTGTTGTCGGGGCTGATGCGGTTGCAGCTAGGTTTTCCCGATAGCTTTTCCTTTATCGATCCCTCGGCTTATCTGCAATTCGTGACTATGCACGGCATGATCATGGTGATTTACCTGCTCACGGCATTGTTGCTCGGGGGATTTGGCAACTACCTGATCCCGCTGATGGTGGGCGCCAGGGACATGGTGTTTCCTTTTCTCAATATGCTCAGTTACTGGACCTATTTACTGGCGGTGCTGGTGCTGCTGGCCAGCTTTTTTGTTACCGGCGGGCCCACGGGGGCCGGTTGGACCTTATATCCGCCGCAGACGATATTGCCCGGCACCCCGGGTAATGACGGCGGTATTATTTTAATGCTGGCCTCGCTGGCGATTTTTATTATCGCCTTTACCATGGGGGGCTTAAATTATGTCACCACCATTTTGCAGGCCAGGGCCAGGGGCATGACCCTGATGCGGATGCCGCTGACCATCTGGGGAATTTTTATTGCGACGATTTTGGGCTTGCTGGCGTTCCCCGCTTTGCTGGTGAGTGCCATTATGATGGTGCTGGATAAAGTCATCGGCACCAGCTTCTTTATGCCTGCGGTGTTATCCCTGGGGGAAACTCTGGATTATACCGGCGGCAGCCCTGTGCTGTTCCAGCACCTGTTCTGGTTCTTTGGCCATCCCGAAGTGTATATTGTTGCCCTGCCGGCTTTTGGTATGGTCTCCGATGTCTTGGCCACCCACGCCAGAAAGAATATTTTTGGCTACCGCATGATGGTATGGGCAATAGTGGCCATCGGCGGCCTGAGTTTTATCGTCTGGGCCCATCATATGTATGTCAGCGGTATGAATCCCTATTTTGGCTTTTTCTTTGCCACCACCACTTTGATTATTGCCGTGCCGACGGCATTGAAAGTCTATAACTGGGTGCTGACCCTGTGGCGGGGCAATATCCATATGACGGTGCCCATGATGTTCGCCATCGGCTTTATTTTTACCTTTACCCATGGCGGCCTTACCGGGCTCTTTCTCGGTAATGTCGTGGTGGACTTACCCCTGTCGGATACTTATTTTGTCGTCGCGCACTTCCATATGGTGATGGGCGTTTCGCCGATCATGGTGCTATTTGCCGCTATCTACCACTGGTATCCGAAAATCACCGGACGATTCTTGCATACAGGTTTAGGTAAGGCTCACTTCTGGTTTACCTTTTTAGGCACCTATGCCATTTATTTACCTATGCATTACCTGGGATTTCTCGGCGTGCCCAGGCGTTATTTTGCCATGGGACCGACGGAATTTATTCCCGACTCGGCCCAGGTGCTAAATGCCAATATTACCATTTCTGCGATTATTGTCGGCGTGGTGCAGTTGATCTTTATCTATAACGTTATCTGGAGTGCCTTTAAAGGGAAAAAAGCCGGTGACAATCCCTGGAATGCCACGACTTTGGAGTGGCAAACGCAAACCACACCACCCGGACACGGTAACTGGGGGGAAAACTTACCTGTGGTTTACCGCTGGGCTTATGACTATAGCGTACCGGGCGTCAAGGCGGATTTTATTCCGCAAAATATGCCGGAAAGTGAAGTGGAAAAACTGGCAACAGAGCAGGATTTGCCCCGGGGGAGTAATGTGGTGCCCCTGAAAGAAAAGCCGGCGGAGGATAAGTCATGA
- a CDS encoding c-type cytochrome, which produces MLVAIVIIILVVASLVFHFASPWWFTPLASNWSSIDDTINITFWVTGIVFVLVNCFLAYAVFRYRFNKNKRADYEPENKKLETWLTLITTIGVAAMLAPGLFVWGQFVNVPEDADVFEAVGQQWHWSYRLPGKDGILGQTAVELISEKNPFGINPEDANALDDILIFSNEMHVPIDQPVKVLMRSKDVLHNFAVPQFRVKMDLVPGLVSYLWFTPTKLGRYEILCEELCGMAHYTMRGHIVVDSRQSYDLWLAKQTTFAQTLQPPEYDLVKGKTLFAACSACHGSNGEGNEAMNAPQLASQPAWYMKRQLKYYQQGIRGSHKNDQFGQQMAAMSATLADDKAIDDVLAYIATLPEQAAKAGAGGNLAKGKILYRNCSYCHGDNGEGKFALNAPKLTGLQPWYLKRQLSNYQQSIRGAHRKDLYGSQMILMSRLLQNEQAVDDVVAYIGSLAPGGALTSNLPGKGRALQPETASAGE; this is translated from the coding sequence ATGCTGGTAGCAATTGTCATTATAATCCTGGTGGTGGCTTCGTTGGTTTTTCACTTTGCCAGTCCCTGGTGGTTTACGCCACTGGCGTCCAACTGGAGCTCGATAGATGACACTATTAATATTACCTTTTGGGTAACCGGCATTGTTTTTGTGCTGGTTAACTGTTTTCTCGCCTATGCGGTGTTCCGCTACCGTTTTAACAAAAATAAACGTGCTGATTATGAACCTGAAAATAAAAAGCTGGAAACCTGGCTGACGCTGATCACTACCATAGGGGTTGCGGCTATGCTGGCGCCGGGATTATTTGTTTGGGGACAGTTTGTCAATGTGCCCGAAGATGCCGATGTCTTTGAAGCGGTAGGCCAGCAATGGCACTGGAGTTATCGCCTGCCCGGGAAAGACGGGATTTTGGGGCAGACGGCGGTTGAGCTGATCAGCGAGAAAAACCCCTTTGGTATCAATCCAGAAGATGCCAATGCCCTGGATGATATTTTAATTTTCAGTAACGAAATGCATGTGCCGATAGATCAACCGGTTAAAGTGCTGATGCGCTCAAAAGATGTTTTGCATAATTTTGCCGTGCCCCAGTTTCGGGTGAAAATGGATTTGGTGCCGGGCCTGGTCAGTTATTTATGGTTTACGCCGACTAAGTTGGGACGCTATGAAATACTGTGTGAAGAGCTCTGCGGCATGGCGCATTATACCATGCGCGGCCATATCGTCGTCGACAGCAGGCAGTCCTATGATCTCTGGTTGGCAAAGCAGACGACTTTTGCCCAAACCCTGCAACCTCCCGAATATGATCTTGTTAAAGGAAAAACACTCTTTGCCGCTTGTAGCGCCTGCCACGGTAGTAACGGCGAAGGCAATGAAGCCATGAATGCCCCCCAACTTGCAAGTCAGCCTGCCTGGTATATGAAACGTCAGCTGAAATATTATCAGCAGGGGATCCGGGGCAGCCACAAAAACGATCAATTCGGGCAACAAATGGCGGCGATGTCGGCGACCTTAGCCGACGATAAGGCGATTGATGATGTGCTTGCCTATATTGCCACCTTGCCGGAGCAAGCGGCAAAAGCCGGTGCCGGCGGAAATTTGGCTAAGGGGAAGATTTTGTATCGCAATTGCTCCTACTGCCATGGCGATAACGGCGAAGGAAAATTTGCCCTCAATGCTCCTAAGCTGACGGGCTTGCAACCCTGGTACCTGAAAAGGCAGCTGAGCAACTACCAGCAAAGCATCCGGGGCGCACATCGAAAAGATTTATACGGCAGCCAGATGATACTGATGTCCAGGCTGTTGCAAAACGAACAGGCGGTGGATGATGTGGTGGCCTATATCGGTTCGCTTGCGCCCGGTGGGGCATTAACCTCAAATTTGCCGGGTAAAGGGCGTGCGCTGCAGCCGGAAACAGCATCGGCAGGAGAATAA
- a CDS encoding response regulator, whose amino-acid sequence MKQKILIVEDEVKLARLMSDYLLQAGFDTELLENGLEVVDWVKQYPVDFILLDLMLPGKDGIEICKEIRLFSQVPIIMMTARIEEIDRLLGLELGADDYICKPYSPREVLARIRAVGRRCAGDRRLVREPVIALYDESYTAMIKGEKVALTQVEFQLFKILLAQPDKVFTREQLMAQVYDDHRIVSERTIDCHIKKIRKKLAILLPGAEVIQAVYGVGYKVEIC is encoded by the coding sequence ATGAAGCAGAAGATATTGATTGTTGAGGATGAAGTGAAACTGGCAAGGTTAATGTCGGATTACTTGTTACAGGCGGGTTTTGATACTGAGCTGCTGGAAAATGGTTTAGAAGTTGTCGACTGGGTAAAGCAGTATCCGGTGGATTTTATTTTGCTTGATTTAATGTTGCCGGGTAAAGACGGCATAGAGATATGCAAGGAGATCCGGTTATTTTCCCAGGTGCCTATTATTATGATGACGGCGCGGATTGAGGAAATCGACCGCTTATTGGGGCTGGAATTGGGGGCCGATGATTATATCTGTAAACCTTATAGCCCGAGAGAGGTATTGGCCAGGATCCGCGCGGTAGGGCGGCGCTGTGCCGGTGACCGTCGGCTCGTCCGGGAGCCGGTCATCGCGCTTTATGATGAAAGCTATACGGCGATGATTAAAGGAGAAAAAGTAGCCCTGACCCAGGTGGAATTCCAGCTATTTAAAATTTTGCTGGCTCAGCCGGACAAAGTATTCACCCGGGAGCAGTTGATGGCGCAGGTATATGATGATCACCGCATTGTCAGCGAGCGTACCATAGATTGCCATATTAAAAAAATACGTAAAAAACTGGCGATATTATTACCCGGGGCCGAAGTGATCCAGGCGGTTTATGGTGTCGGCTATAAGGTTGAAATTTGCTGA
- a CDS encoding ATP-binding protein produces MSFSIRSKLFATLLAATGGVVLCMYLVMQWSFDQGFLNYVDQQESRLHQEFSEQLAREWQKEQSWQYISSHRSYWFELMQPVRGVPVPMGKPPGHRPFEIAPEGENRLKSPGPVPGAGKGGHPGHEPSYLLDENKNILHGPPGEVSELKLHPIIAGDQTVGYLGQIKHQPQLDKLDLQFIRQQSHTFILVAVIMVIISLLAVLPVATYLVKPINELTRGTLNLIAGKYQTAIPVSSQDELGLLSVNFNTLAHTLQENEQARRQWVADISHELRTPLAILKGEIEAIQDGIRQSTPEAIASLHGEVEHLNFLLRDLYELSMSDIGGLNYLKQPLNPEVILETTLAGFRHDFTRKGIEVSFDSGAGTCLVLADADRLKQLFSNVLKNTLDYTDNPGKLQIASHSDGQNLLLDFKDSSPGVGIDELDKIFERLYRVDASRSRRTGGAGLGLSICHNIVKAHAGTIRAKASTMGGLWLIIKIPLFNKQFKREFDGVGGQGLKASCPGKE; encoded by the coding sequence ATGAGTTTTAGTATACGTTCAAAATTATTTGCCACCTTGCTGGCGGCCACCGGCGGGGTGGTGTTATGCATGTATCTTGTGATGCAGTGGAGCTTTGATCAGGGGTTTTTAAACTATGTCGACCAGCAGGAAAGCCGGCTGCATCAGGAGTTTAGTGAGCAGCTGGCCCGGGAGTGGCAAAAAGAGCAGAGTTGGCAGTATATCAGCAGTCATCGCAGCTATTGGTTTGAACTTATGCAGCCTGTCCGGGGAGTGCCCGTCCCCATGGGGAAGCCCCCGGGGCACAGGCCTTTTGAGATAGCGCCTGAGGGAGAAAATCGTTTGAAGTCGCCAGGCCCGGTACCGGGAGCCGGAAAGGGCGGGCATCCCGGACATGAACCGTCTTATCTGCTTGATGAAAATAAAAACATATTGCATGGGCCCCCCGGGGAGGTGAGTGAGCTTAAGTTGCACCCCATTATTGCCGGCGATCAAACCGTGGGTTACCTGGGGCAGATAAAGCATCAGCCCCAATTGGATAAGCTGGATCTGCAATTCATCCGCCAGCAAAGCCATACCTTTATTTTGGTGGCTGTGATCATGGTCATCATTTCATTGCTGGCGGTGCTGCCTGTTGCCACTTATTTGGTTAAGCCGATAAACGAACTCACTCGGGGAACCCTTAACTTGATTGCCGGTAAATATCAAACCGCCATTCCAGTGAGCAGTCAAGATGAATTGGGGCTGTTGTCGGTCAACTTTAATACCCTGGCTCACACCCTGCAAGAAAATGAACAGGCCCGCCGGCAATGGGTGGCGGATATCTCCCATGAGTTACGCACGCCGCTGGCGATATTAAAAGGTGAGATAGAAGCGATCCAGGACGGTATACGCCAGTCCACGCCGGAGGCAATTGCCTCCTTGCACGGTGAAGTTGAGCATCTGAACTTCTTGCTCAGGGACCTCTACGAGTTGTCGATGTCGGATATCGGCGGGCTTAATTATCTGAAACAGCCACTAAACCCCGAGGTGATCCTCGAAACCACCCTGGCAGGGTTTCGTCATGACTTTACCCGCAAAGGCATAGAAGTCAGCTTTGATTCCGGTGCCGGTACTTGCCTGGTGTTGGCGGATGCTGACCGGCTGAAACAGTTGTTTTCTAATGTCTTGAAGAACACCCTAGATTATACCGATAACCCGGGGAAACTACAGATAGCAAGTCATAGCGACGGGCAAAATTTGTTGCTGGATTTTAAAGACTCATCTCCCGGGGTGGGTATTGATGAGCTGGATAAGATTTTCGAACGTTTATACCGGGTGGACGCTTCCCGTAGCCGCAGAACCGGCGGTGCCGGTTTAGGCTTGTCTATTTGCCACAATATTGTCAAAGCTCATGCCGGTACTATCCGGGCGAAAGCTTCAACAATGGGGGGCTTATGGCTGATCATTAAAATCCCGCTTTTTAATAAACAGTTTAAAAGAGAATTTGATGGTGTTGGTGGTCAAGGTCTTAAGGCCTCATGTCCCGGAAAAGAGTAA
- a CDS encoding DUF885 domain-containing protein, which translates to MKKQLLGASVVLLLSACQSNSISSSSNVENASATALAGATQAKQSEAQRLNILLDQYFKEVMVLNPIYATFVGENAYNDKFPAPLTAENRAKELAFEKKYLKAIKEIDESKLEGQDLLSYKIFKQDRVMAIRGTRFGQHMLPFNQMYGIHNFFATLGSGASAQPFNTAKDYYNFEQRAKGFALFMDSTIEVMREGIEKNVVLPKAIIEKVIPQLQAHVVDDVKSSVFYGPLTMLEQNEKISASEKAKIIASYSKVIEQVIIPTYKKTLAFVTDEYQQHGRDSVGLSALPKGKAWYEHQIAENTTLALTADEIHQYGQQEVARILGEMKKVKETVGFNGSLPEFFTFLKEDEQFYFSSEQEVVDAYETVKADINSRVGQLFEVFPKADYEVRPVEAFRAASSAGASYQSPAPDGSRPGIFYINTHDLKAQPKFIMETLSIHEAAPGHHFQIAIQQEVEGLAKFRRFGGYTVFAEGWALYAESLGKEMGLFTDPYQWYGRLADEQLRAMRLVVDTGLHAKGWSRQQAIDFMTANSSMAASDVESEVERYISIPGQALAYKIGQRAIRDMRTKAEAALGDKFDIRKFHTQILIDGALPMPILQAKVEQWVEAQKKA; encoded by the coding sequence ATGAAAAAGCAACTCTTGGGGGCGTCGGTTGTTTTACTGCTAAGCGCGTGCCAGTCAAACTCTATTTCCTCATCAAGCAATGTCGAAAACGCTTCAGCCACGGCTTTAGCCGGTGCAACTCAGGCTAAACAAAGTGAAGCCCAGCGCCTTAATATCTTATTAGATCAATACTTTAAAGAGGTGATGGTGCTTAATCCGATATATGCGACTTTTGTCGGTGAAAATGCCTATAATGATAAATTTCCCGCCCCGCTCACCGCCGAAAACCGGGCAAAGGAGCTGGCATTTGAGAAAAAGTACCTGAAAGCTATCAAGGAAATAGATGAGAGCAAACTCGAAGGACAGGATTTATTAAGTTATAAAATCTTTAAGCAAGACCGGGTAATGGCCATTCGCGGCACCCGTTTTGGCCAACATATGCTGCCCTTCAACCAGATGTACGGCATCCATAACTTCTTTGCCACCTTAGGTTCGGGAGCCAGTGCCCAGCCGTTTAATACCGCAAAAGATTATTATAACTTCGAGCAGCGCGCCAAAGGCTTTGCCCTGTTTATGGACAGCACTATTGAAGTCATGCGTGAAGGTATTGAAAAAAATGTGGTATTGCCTAAGGCGATTATTGAAAAAGTGATCCCTCAGCTGCAAGCCCATGTGGTTGACGATGTTAAAAGCAGTGTTTTTTATGGCCCGCTGACCATGCTCGAGCAAAACGAAAAAATCAGCGCCTCGGAAAAAGCAAAAATTATTGCCAGCTATTCCAAGGTGATAGAGCAGGTGATTATCCCCACCTATAAGAAAACCCTGGCATTTGTCACCGATGAGTATCAGCAGCATGGCCGGGATTCGGTGGGCTTGTCGGCCTTGCCTAAAGGCAAAGCCTGGTATGAGCATCAGATTGCCGAAAATACCACCTTGGCGTTAACGGCAGACGAAATTCATCAGTACGGTCAGCAGGAAGTGGCGCGTATTCTCGGTGAGATGAAAAAAGTAAAAGAAACCGTGGGCTTTAACGGCAGCTTGCCTGAGTTCTTTACTTTCCTTAAAGAAGACGAGCAATTCTATTTTTCCTCCGAGCAGGAAGTGGTAGATGCTTATGAAACGGTTAAGGCCGACATCAACAGCCGGGTCGGCCAGTTGTTTGAAGTGTTCCCTAAAGCCGATTATGAAGTGCGTCCGGTGGAAGCCTTCCGCGCCGCCTCTTCTGCCGGCGCCAGTTACCAGAGCCCGGCGCCTGACGGTTCGCGTCCGGGGATCTTCTATATCAATACCCATGATTTAAAAGCTCAGCCTAAATTTATTATGGAAACCCTGAGCATCCATGAAGCTGCCCCGGGACACCATTTCCAGATTGCTATCCAGCAGGAAGTAGAAGGGTTGGCAAAATTCAGAAGATTTGGCGGCTATACCGTATTTGCCGAAGGCTGGGCCCTGTATGCGGAAAGCCTGGGTAAAGAAATGGGCTTGTTTACCGATCCCTACCAGTGGTACGGGCGTCTGGCTGATGAACAGCTCAGGGCGATGCGCTTAGTCGTAGATACCGGCTTGCACGCCAAGGGCTGGAGCCGTCAGCAGGCAATAGACTTTATGACCGCCAATTCATCTATGGCGGCCAGTGATGTTGAATCTGAAGTAGAGCGTTATATCTCTATTCCCGGTCAGGCGTTGGCCTATAAAATCGGCCAGCGTGCTATCCGCGACATGAGAACAAAAGCGGAAGCGGCTTTAGGGGATAAGTTCGATATCCGTAAATTCCATACCCAGATTCTCATTGACGGTGCTTTGCCTATGCCGATTTTACAGGCCAAGGTAGAGCAATGGGTGGAAGCGCAGAAAAAAGCTTAA